Proteins encoded within one genomic window of Setaria italica strain Yugu1 chromosome IV, Setaria_italica_v2.0, whole genome shotgun sequence:
- the LOC106804271 gene encoding uncharacterized protein LOC106804271 yields the protein MPNGLESTKMGTSSGLSAKSILLWVTVLGLTRWWSARPSIPVLLPKVLIDGGSNLNIIFSETLKCMDFDFERLQPCEELFYDIVHGKGSYPISRVVLPVTFGTQDNYCTEHLTFEVANFKTSYHAILGRPMLARFMAIPHHTYLVLKMPAPNGVLSVYGDVETSYKYDTEAV from the exons ATGCCCAACGGCCTAGAGTCGACCAAAATGGGGACTTCCAGCGGCCTGAGCGCCAAGTCAATATTATTGTGGGTGACT GTCCTGGGTCTTACCCGTTGGTGGTCTGCACGACCATCGATCCCGGTCCTACTACCCAAGGTGCTGATTGACGGTGGCAGCaacctcaacatcatcttctcAGAGACCTTGAAATGCATGGACTTTGACTTCGAGCGGCTCCAGCCCTGTGAAGAGCTTTTCTATGACATTGTCCATGGAAAAGGGTCCTACCCCATCAGTCGAGTTGTTTTGCCTGTCACTTTCGGTACACAGGACAACTACTGCACGGAGCACCTCACGTTTGAGGTAGCCAAtttcaagacttcctaccatgccatccttggtagACCTATGCTGGCAAGATTTATGGCGATCCCGCACCATACCTACCTTGTCCTAAAGATGCCAGCCCCAAATGGAGTCCTCTCCGTCTATGGTGATGTGGAGACATCATACAAGTACGACACTGAGGCAGTCTAG